The following nucleotide sequence is from Pochonia chlamydosporia 170 chromosome 4, whole genome shotgun sequence.
TTCCACTTCCTCATCTGTTTCCTTCTCATCCccacccttcttcttcttctcctcgcccttcttgttcttgttcttgtccttggtcgtgtccacaacaccatcctccaAAGGTCCTATCGTCTTGATAGCCTTCCCCTCCCAGTCCAAGTCAACAATCACGTCCTCCACATCCAGACTCCCATCTTCAGTGTATTTCCACATATCCTTCCATTCCCCCCTGACGAGCGCCGTAAACACCAACGAGCCCAAAACGCCAGGAACAAGGTACAGCAACGCTGGCTGACCGCGCTTaaacaccagcaacatggccaggGTCACACCCATTCCAAGAGCGTATCCTATCATGGAGGCGTGGAAATACGTCTTGTTGAATCGAGCACCCGCCAATTCAACGGGAAGCTGCGAAGGCCGTGAAAGGAACAAACTCTCGCGTGTCCAGAGACCCTCACCCCACTTGTTCTTCACATCGATGTACCGAGCTTTGACTTCTTTATGTTTTGTCTCGCTGCGTTTGACGATTTCACCAGAGGAGGGCTCCATTTCAACAATGGTGAGGTCAGTTGATTCATACTTGATTTTGCGAACGTAGTGTAGCCACAAATCCAGACGAAGTGCCCAACCAATAACCATGCCGGGGATGACAATGTCTCCAAGACCGAGGATACTTTTGCGTGATGCGGCTTCAAAGGTGAGCTTGATGGGAACTTCGAGAGTCGTCGCAACAGTAATCATGTACGGACTGCCAGTTGTTAGCTTCGCTCAGTATCAAAATGCCCGTCGGGAAATAAAGTACTCACGTATAAAACACCATGAATATGTCGTAAAAGAACAAACCCCAAAGCACCAAGCTCCCCGTCAAAAAGTCCGTCGGcgacaagatcaagaaaCTCCCATAACACATGCCATATCCCAACATGTTCGACAAAAAGGCCGACTCTGTCGAGAAGTAAACCAGGGCCGTCATCAGCGAGAACAGCAACGCCATCATATGGGAAAAGCGAATCTTGGCAGACTCCTCGCCCATCCCATGAATGAAGAGCTTGATCGTCCAGTTTCTAGTGAACAGGCTCCTCAGCTCCCAAGCCGCCTTCTTGGCTCTCTCTGTGGCAGCGAAAATACCTAACGGCCCGGGGAAAGGGTTCATTTCCGTCACGGCACCCGCGTTCCCAAAGTCGTCGCAAACTTGCACAGTCTTATTTCGCTGATCAACCTTTCGTAGGGACCCGTCTCTACCGCGCCAATAGCTAGGGAAGATGAATGATGTGCCCACGTCCATACCATGGGCGTATAGCGTCAAGACACTGGCTACCGACATGGTGGACATGTAGTACCTGAGTATCTTGTTCAAAATGGCCGGATCCTTGAGCCACTGAATGAGATAGTACAGTCCCACGAGCGTGATGGCTGCCATGATGGGGAACATGATTGCGTCAGAGGGCTCGAGGCCCTGTGAGAAGCGGTCATCGTCTTCAGACTTTTGGCCAGGTTTCTTCTTTGGGGGCGAGGCGGATGGTGGGCGGCGGATAGCAGCGTGAGAGCCGAGATAGATTATTCCCAGTGCGGAGAGGACCAGTTTGAGCTCCAGAATCATAAAGTCGAGGTCCTGAAAGAATGAGAGCGGCGAGGTTGAAGTTATTGTagagttggtggtggtgttgagtgtATCGAGCGGCCCGAGGGCCGCtgttgaatttgatgccatggtgaAGCTTGCGGTTTGAATGTGCGCAGATGCGCAAGTTTAGTGAGTAAGCAACGTGTTTCTTTAACAGTAAGTATGGCACAAGCGCTATTCCATCCCCACCGGCTTACGttgaaatgaagaaaataCAAACAAGTCTATATGTTGAAGGAAAAGACGGGCCACGAACGCTCCCACATCAAGGGCAAAAGTGTAAAAGTGTCAAGTCCCAGATGCAGGGTCCACTTCCAGATTTGATCAAGAAAGTCAAGGTGCAGGCGGTGCCAGCCTTGATCCTGCATACCTGTCAATATCAAGTGGTCACTGCGTCCAACGCccagatgtcaactggtcccttCCTCGCTGTCAGTTTAGAGCCGCAATTccaccacatgcaccaaAACGGCCAGCCAATAGCACCACTATACCATCATCCAGCTACCAGACATTAATTTTccacagccaacattgaaactcaagctcaagctcaagctcccaccatcatcagcctcgtcatCCCACCAATTTCCAACCTCAAAACCTCACCAATTCACACCAACCATGACAACCGAAATCCTCCTCGAAACCTCAATGGTAAGCGCAAACCTCCCCACAAACTCAACTCCCCATCCACGACTAACATGCACAGGGTCCCATCACCCTCGAGCTCTACACCACACACGCCCCCAAAACCTGCAAAAACTTCACCACCCTCATCACCCGCTCCTACTACAACGACACCATATTCCACCGCATAATTCCAGACTTCATGGTCCAGGGCGGCGATCCCACGGGCACTGGCCGCGGCGGCTCCTCCATCTACGGCGACAAGTTCGAGGACGAGATCGACCCTGCGCTGAAGCATACCGGCGCAGGGGTGCTAAGCATGGCGAACGCGGGGCCGAATACGAACGGGTCGCAGTTCTTTATAACTCTCGCGCCTACGCCGTGGTTGGATGGGAAGCACACCATCTTTGGGAGGGTGAAGAATGGGATGGGCgtggtgaagaggatggGCTTGGTGAAGACTGCGGCGGAGGATAGGCCAGTACAGGAGGTTAGGATTGTGTCAGGGAGGGTCTTGGATAGTGAGGCGGAGGAGTAGGGACTTtcccccccaaaaaaaagggaaagatGGAAAGCAAAAATATTGGCGAGGCATGAGCTATTGGTGTTTGGGGCTGTATAATTCTGCGATATTTGGCAATGGGGTAAGGCGTTGGGTTGGTTCTAGACATATTCACTAGGtatgatgaaatgatgcaTAATATAGAATAGAAACAATGCCTCTATTCAGTTCCCGTCCACTATCCTGCATATATATGTATAAAAACACCAAAAGTCTGCAAACGCAAGGTAAAGACAAATACTCAAAAGACGCCCTACGCCATGGACCAGTTGCCGTCCGTGAATGCTAAAGAATCTCCCCAGGCCCTGTAGCCAAAGTTCCCAGCCGCTCGCCTGATGCAGTAGGGTTCCGAAAATAATACAACAAAAGTGAATCCCCATCGATTCTGGGcatcaagaaggacgaagaTATTGTTCTTCTATATCCATGTGACAGTTCTGTATCCAAGTGTCGTGGTCGGCTATGCCCTGGCCGTCCATTAAAGTTTTCATGTATATTGCCTGGGGCAACATCATCTTGAGGTAAAAGTAAAGCGGGCCGCCCGTGTAATGTTGTGTGTGCCTGCGTGTGCATTTGTGTGTGTGATGTGAAGTCGCAACGCCCACCGCTCACTTCCCCCGTGGTGACGACATGGCGTCTGATATTTCAGACATGCCGTCAATGTCTCTCTTTGACATGGGTGAACTATGAATCGGCTTGGTTGCTTTGATCTTTTTGACAGGACTCCCGTTCTTGGCGGGTGGTTTTGGCGTCCCTTTGCCGTTGGACGCTGGGGATGAATCGCTCAATTTATGCTCCTGGCTCAATTGGGACCCTCCTTTCGACTTTTCCTTCTTTAGTGTCGGCTTCGTCTTGATAATGACCTTCTTGGTCAGGTTTGCAGctttcagcttcttcttttggtgGCTCGTGTCGGAATCGTCATTCTCCTCGCTCGCGTCTCGTTTCCTAGGACTAGCAGCGCGCGAGCCGGGTGCCGGTGTCGCCTTTTGTGACGACGGGGGCGTGGAATCGTTTTGAGAGTTGCCATTGAGCTTCTGGGCGGCGGCTCGGCTGGCATTGCGACCGCTGTTGCCGATACACGAGCCCATGTGATTATTTAATCGAGTGACGAGTATACATCgtttgcatttgctgcaGGTTGCAGATGGGAATGAAAGAACGTTTGGTGGTCGCTGCTCGGGAGTAccatcttccttcttttccacatccttctttttcttccctcgGCCTGGGCCGGGGGCTACCCAACTCTGGCCGTAGATGTCACATCCAGGCTTATCGATATATGGGTGTTTTTTACAGTAGATTATGGCGGGATCAGGCTTTTGCGCACCTTTTCCATCGGTCGGGTGTAATAATCGTGGTAAATGACATTTGGGGCACAAGATGTCCTGTATTGTCTTGAGAGGATTGCCTTTGAGCAGgactttgccttcttcgtATACGGCAGAATCGGTTTCGACTCGAATATCGGGTCTTGAATCCGGTGATGAGCTATCTGAGGCGTCAGAGGCCGCTTTTTCGACCTGGATTGCAGCCGTAGTGGCTTTGGCAGTCTTTTCGTCGCGGTGCGTCTTCATGACCAGGTCGGAGAGGACGTTGAATAGCACATCGTCAAGGACTGAATGGACCTAAAAAGGGGGTACGCCCAAGAGGGCCAAAAAGTCAGCGCATTGTTGTCGCCCCAAGCATGCTTCCGTGTATTTGACGATGTGGCACGGATACCATTCAGGAcaattgatgatggcggGCAAGTTTGGCAACCAGGAGTACAAGTAGCACCAGCCGGTCACAGTGGGCATGTGTGCAGTGTTGTCGATGAGTACATGTaggatgatgacggtgaTGACCCTGATGTCATCCACAGGCAAGCGACAAAGGGTAGGGGGGCGAAGCAGGAGTTCACAGCTAGAAAAGCAACAGACTTACCAGCTTGTCGACGCTGGAGGCATCATCGCGAGCGCGAACAATGCCGGCCCGGCCTGAGGTCTCGTTCATGATGGCGACTGCCTCGTTGGCCTCTCTCCGGCCGAAACGGGTCgcaacaaaataaaataaatcAGGTGCCGGTCAGGGCCTTGGGGATTAAGGGAAGAGGCTGAGATTTTTCGGGCGGCCCTGGTTCCCCCCCGTGTAACGGAGTAACGGAGTCgtgtgatgatggccgaCTAGTCCCGAGTGACAGGGTGGAATTAAGGTCAATGGTCCCAGTCTGGCTGGTATCGATCGGGAGAAATCTGACAAGCGCCGAATGGCTCCCTCGTTGTGTCGACTCGTTTCGCTGGACAGGACAGCTGGGGCGACGGATTAATGATCAAATGGCGACAGAGGCCACAAAAAggcaccagaaccagaccagactggctgTTTGAAGTcagtggtggtttgatgtGCCCAATGCAAAGGAGCCAAATGATGGGCCAACATGAACCTGAGAAAGAcgggccaaaaaaaaagggtgTGGCGGCCACCAATAGAAAGTGTCTGCGCTGATGCTAATGCTCTGCCAGGACGCAGAATGGTGGATAGCCTGTCCTCAGATCTGAATGCGAATATCAGATGGCGATCGAAAAATGTGTAAAGTGCAATTATTCGCACTTGGCGCACGGCCAAATCTGATTTGTAAGGGGCAAAGGTGTTGAAATTTGATTGATGCGCTgtgttgctgatgatgccacatgcatgtgtcgCGTTGTGTTGATCAagtcgggtctggtctgatcaACCTGATCTGATTCAGCCAGGCATCAAGCAGTGGCAAAGCAAAGCCTTCTGGAAGCCGCTGGGGCCGGGGCTTTATTTCgatgtcaagtgtctggtctgatctgcTCTCGTTCAATAAAGCCAAATGCACGGCTAAGGGGTCGTTGGACAGACAAAGTCCAGCCTCAAAGACAAAGCCGAAGCTTGCGTAagatttgatgcttgttgaacTTAGAAGTGCCTTGAAACTTTGATCgctttttccttttgttcttcttgcgTTGGTGGCAAAGGCTGAATTTTAGGACCAATGTGCAGGTGTGATGAGGGATGATTCAGTGATGAATAAGATGTGagctcatgctcatgctcatgctgAGGCTCATGCACCACTATGGACCTTTGATGTAAGGAGATCTTAGGCCGAGCTCAAGCTTGTTTCAAGCAGGACCAACAACTGCGAGTTGAGTGTGCTGGTGCTCATGCCTCGTGCGGCTGGAGCAAGATGATGTAACTTGCGTGCCTCAACAATGCAAACCACAAGCAGCAACCATTGGGCGGATAGGTCCAAGAGGCGAAAAAAATTCAATCAATTGGCAAGACAATGAACAAGTCTAAAGCCAAATGATGGAAATAGGTCCAAAAACTGGGCCTTGGCTCGTCAAATCGATGGCATTGACGGATGACAGATTTTGAAATTCAATTTGGAAATGACGACGGGGCTGGCCAACAAcgccttgaccttgaccttgacctggtgctggtgctggtgctggtgctggtgcggGCAGGCAATGGACATCAGGGGCGGCACGGGTTGGTCCATACAATGCCAGGCATTCATTTCACATAATCAAAACCAGACAGAATAAATTACCAACACTAGTTATGGAAATACTCGGCAGGACCTAACCAAGAATTGCAGCATCAATAGATACAGCAACTTCCCCTCCAACCGTGacgagatgatgatgatgctgatgttgcTACTTGCCCGGCACAATCAAGCGGCTCATAAAGTGACCAATTTATTCCCCGCCTCCCGCCTCCCGCCTCCGGGATCCTGAAGGAGTTTAGCTTTTT
It contains:
- a CDS encoding transcriptional activator (PtaC) (similar to Metarhizium acridum CQMa 102 XP_007814694.1), translating into MNETSGRAGIVRARDDASSVDKLVHSVLDDVLFNVLSDLVMKTHRDEKTAKATTAAIQVEKAASDASDSSSPDSRPDIRVETDSAVYEEGKVLLKGNPLKTIQDILCPKCHLPRLLHPTDGKGAQKPDPAIIYCKKHPYIDKPGCDIYGQSWVAPGPGRGKKKKDVEKKEDGTPEQRPPNVLSFPSATCSKCKRCILVTRLNNHMGSCIGNSGRNASRAAAQKLNGNSQNDSTPPSSQKATPAPGSRAASPRKRDASEENDDSDTSHQKKKLKAANLTKKVIIKTKPTLKKEKSKGGSQLSQEHKLSDSSPASNGKGTPKPPAKNGSPVKKIKATKPIHSSPMSKRDIDGMSEISDAMSSPRGK
- a CDS encoding peptidyl-prolyl cis-trans isomerase ppi1 (similar to Fusarium graminearum PH-1 XP_011319946.1); protein product: MTTEILLETSMGPITLELYTTHAPKTCKNFTTLITRSYYNDTIFHRIIPDFMVQGGDPTGTGRGGSSIYGDKFEDEIDPALKHTGAGVLSMANAGPNTNGSQFFITLAPTPWLDGKHTIFGRVKNGMGVVKRMGLVKTAAEDRPVQEVRIVSGRVLDSEAEE
- a CDS encoding intramembrane protease 2 (similar to Cordyceps militaris CM01 XP_006668539.1) — translated: MASNSTAALGPLDTLNTTTNSTITSTSPLSFFQDLDFMILELKLVLSALGIIYLGSHAAIRRPPSASPPKKKPGQKSEDDDRFSQGLEPSDAIMFPIMAAITLVGLYYLIQWLKDPAILNKILRYYMSTMSVASVLTLYAHGMDVGTSFIFPSYWRGRDGSLRKVDQRNKTVQVCDDFGNAGAVTEMNPFPGPLGIFAATERAKKAAWELRSLFTRNWTIKLFIHGMGEESAKIRFSHMMALLFSLMTALVYFSTESAFLSNMLGYGMCYGSFLILSPTDFLTGSLVLWGLFFYDIFMVFYTPYMITVATTLEVPIKLTFEAASRKSILGLGDIVIPGMVIGWALRLDLWLHYVRKIKYESTDLTIVEMEPSSGEIVKRSETKHKEVKARYIDVKNKWGEGLWTRESLFLSRPSQLPVELAGARFNKTYFHASMIGYALGMGVTLAMLLVFKRGQPALLYLVPGVLGSLVFTALVRGEWKDMWKYTEDGSLDVEDVIVDLDWEGKAIKTIGPLEDGVVDTTKDKNKNKKGEEKKKKGGDEKETDEEVEVRKYADTWGHKVFSLSIEVPPESEEA